From a region of the Calliphora vicina chromosome 4, idCalVici1.1, whole genome shotgun sequence genome:
- the LOC135958107 gene encoding putative fatty acyl-CoA reductase CG8306 — protein MVTEFYENSEIFVTGGSGVVGKALIEKLLRSCNVRKIYVLLRPKKNVSIDERLEKVKKAMVFRQLKLKKPDELDKKLVAIPGDAVLPFLGITPEYQKVLKNVSIVFHCAATVRFDEPLRDALKLNVGGTLETLRFAESLKHLKVFMHVSTFYSNPYLERVEEKLYDSPMDWRFCLNLLERNDISEEQLDVITRKLIVGFPNTYCFTKNLAESLVNDYKDKLPVGIYRPSIVLFAIEEPEPGFSPSLMGAMGLFAVTAAGIFKTIYIGEDTKLDLTPQDFGIKSLCYYTIKTARFYEKKNKPDKIPVFITSSCTHSDLTFRQYIHLVQDHGFWAEAAFEKNFLIPGLHCTSNRFVYLFLVLFKHILPSLLADFALILSGRKPALMSAHRKLFNTLEVMKPFLFNTYESSGVTDADEILTNLKGTEFNLDILPACKNFYRNVGFCHHMVYSVREHLFKEDPKTLPRSRKILQTKIVIYKVIKMLVAFLVFGKLLNYLRYFYSEKLLGSENLTTVHCDID, from the exons atggttacagaattttatgaaaatagtgaaatttttgTAACTGGTGGATCAG gAGTTGTTGGCAAAGCTTTAATTGAAAAGCTTTTACGTTCCTGTAATGTGcgtaaaatatatgttttactGCGTCCAAAGAAAAATGTTTCCATTGATGAACGTCTGGAGAAGGTCAAAAAAGCAATG GTCTTCCGacaactaaaactaaaaaaaccagATGAATTAGACAAAAAACTTGTGGCCATACCTGGTGATGCTGTACTACCCTTTTTGGGCATTACACCCGAATATCAAAAGGtattgaaaaatgtgtcaatagTTTTTCATTGTGCTGCCACTGTGCGTTTTGATGAACCCCTAAGAGATGCTCTTAAACTAAATGTTGGTGGTACTTTGGAGACACTTAGATTCGCAGAAAGCCTAAAACATCTGAAAGTATTTATGCATGTGTCGACATTCTATAGTAATCCGTACTTGGAACGTGTGGAGGAAAAACTTTATGATTCACCAATGGATTGgagattttgtttgaatttgctAGAGAGAAACGATATTTCTGAGGAACAATTAGATGTGATTACCAGAAA GCTAATTGTGGGTTTCCCCAATACGTATTGCTTTACCAAAAACTTGGCGGAGTCTTTGGTCAATGACTACAAAGATAAGTTGCCGGTGGGAATCTATAGACCGTCTATtg ttttatttgctATTGAGGAACCAGAACCAGGATTTTCTCCTTCTTTAATGGGTGCTATGGGTTTATTTGCTGTAACGGCCGCCGGTATTTTTAAGACCATTTATATTGGCGAAGATACTAAACTCGACTTGACGCCGCAGGACTTTGGCATTAAGTCCTTGTGTTATTACACCATCAAAACGGCTCGTTTTTATGAGAAGAAAAATAAACCCGATAAAATACCAGTGTTTATTACATCTTCGTGTACCCATAGTGATCTTACATTTCGTCAGTACATTCATCTGGTACAGGATCATGGCTTTTGGGCTGAAGCGGCTTTTGAGAAAAACTTTCTTATACCGGGTTTACACTGCACAAGTAATCGATTTGTGTACCTATTTTTG gtTCTATTTAAACATATTCTGCCCTCACTCTTGGCCGATTTTGCTTTAATATTGAGTGGACGTAAACCAGCGCTCATGAGTGCACATCGcaaattatttaatactttGGAAGTCATGAAACCATTTCTTTTTAACACTTATGAAAGTTCAGGCGTGACGGACGCAGATGAAATATTAACCAATTTAAAAGG AACGGAATTTAATTTGGATATTCTACCAGCTTGCaagaatttttatagaaatgtcGGATTTTGCCACCACATGGTTTATAGTGTAAGAGAACATTTGTTCAAGGAGGATCCAAAAACTCTGCCAAGAAGCAGGAAAATATTGCAAAC caAAATTGTTATATACAAAGTGATTAAAATGCTGGTGGCCTTTTTAGTTTTCGGGAAACTTTTGAATTATTTGCGATATTTTTACTCTGAGAAACTGTTAGGAAGTGAAAATTTAACAACAGTTCACTGTGATATTGATTAA